The following proteins are co-located in the Gloeocapsa sp. PCC 7428 genome:
- a CDS encoding outer membrane beta-barrel protein, with protein MYTATITVWQLERLSGLRHNLYWQKLLQADYKKLSVLSLFTASTTSLMLLNSSIVVAAPQNNCQINYLGTTEISSIDQEKTNNSSCVSTTNSLVNPEKTFISSECQISDSYKAKSQEFAVPIHSQNQLAEKQDSLALIENLKTPAKTTLEHSTVFNSSSADALTSKQTTEFLLQQQNRFDSSIAASCAVQQLDEQHYKLNLLAPTPYPIQMAQDAQQRLSVPADGELGELRLRELEGRSQSDIDAELGRLRIREIKRQSPDPELGTLRIRESRGQPTLADIVSPPPSSPQLGSLLAQIGYFQTNNIFSGVDPIQGGLLSSGITLITTPKLGENTDIIAAIDGSLIRYIEQSESNYNQLRFRAGIRQRFSPQMFGEVGWINQQLFRLESGDRFLDENALRFVLRRRDRLTDRLRLDSLYELRLSDAEPETRSRIINSLLVSLSYNLQRNFLVGLDYQFALSDFTQRDREDQFHRLLGRLTYAASRNSQFNLQAGVTLGGSSDPNVNFDNLFLSVTYTVELGRF; from the coding sequence ATGTATACAGCTACTATTACGGTGTGGCAGCTTGAAAGGCTGTCCGGTTTACGTCATAACTTATACTGGCAAAAACTACTGCAAGCCGATTATAAGAAGCTATCCGTCTTGTCGCTCTTCACTGCCAGTACCACTAGTCTGATGTTGCTCAATTCTAGTATAGTCGTTGCAGCGCCTCAAAACAATTGTCAAATAAATTACTTGGGAACCACAGAAATATCCTCAATAGACCAAGAAAAGACAAATAACTCTTCATGTGTTTCTACAACGAATTCGTTGGTGAATCCAGAAAAGACTTTCATTTCTTCCGAGTGTCAAATCTCTGACAGTTACAAAGCGAAATCGCAAGAATTTGCTGTCCCGATTCATTCTCAAAATCAACTTGCTGAGAAGCAAGACAGTCTAGCATTAATAGAGAATTTGAAGACTCCGGCAAAAACAACATTAGAACACTCAACAGTATTTAATTCAAGTTCTGCGGATGCTCTGACGTCTAAGCAAACTACAGAGTTCCTTCTTCAGCAACAAAATCGTTTTGACTCATCTATCGCGGCTTCTTGTGCAGTGCAGCAATTAGATGAGCAGCATTATAAGCTTAATCTACTTGCTCCTACACCTTACCCTATACAAATGGCACAGGATGCACAGCAGCGATTATCTGTACCAGCCGATGGTGAATTAGGCGAATTGCGCTTGCGTGAATTAGAAGGACGATCGCAATCAGATATCGATGCAGAACTAGGAAGATTGCGCATACGCGAAATAAAAAGGCAATCGCCTGATCCAGAATTAGGAACTTTGCGCATCAGAGAATCCAGAGGACAGCCTACGCTTGCAGACATTGTTAGTCCACCACCATCATCACCCCAACTCGGTTCGCTGTTGGCTCAAATTGGTTACTTCCAAACAAACAACATATTTTCAGGAGTAGATCCGATTCAAGGCGGTTTGCTCTCGTCAGGTATCACGCTCATTACAACGCCGAAGTTGGGAGAGAATACGGATATCATCGCCGCGATCGATGGGAGTTTGATTCGCTATATTGAGCAATCTGAATCGAATTATAACCAGTTGCGTTTCAGGGCGGGAATTCGTCAAAGATTTTCACCGCAAATGTTTGGTGAGGTTGGTTGGATTAATCAGCAACTCTTTCGTTTGGAGTCTGGCGATCGCTTTTTGGATGAAAATGCACTGCGCTTTGTGCTGCGACGACGCGATCGCTTGACCGACAGGTTACGGCTTGATAGCTTGTATGAGTTACGTCTGAGCGATGCCGAACCGGAAACTCGCAGTCGGATCATCAATTCATTATTAGTCTCGTTAAGCTACAACTTACAACGTAATTTCTTAGTTGGTCTGGATTACCAGTTCGCCTTATCAGATTTTACCCAACGCGATCGCGAAGATCAATTTCACCGCTTACTCGGACGCTTAACTTACGCCGCTTCGCGCAATAGCCAATTTAATCTCCAAGCAGGAGTAACACTGGGTGGTTCTTCTGACCCAAATGTTAATTTTGATAACTTATTTTTGAGTGTGACTTACACAGTTGAGTTAGGGCGTTTCTAA
- a CDS encoding FecR domain-containing protein, whose product MTLPIAKKANAETTLTRAVVQNIRNLVRLLPQNRTPRPARLSDAMQPGDALSTGHSSLAELRFNDGSLARIGEQAIFRFIAQTRRFRLSNGTVLLLIPPGRGVTDIRTPNAAAAIRGSALFVRYIPETDTTIVGALTDSNIEVFNQSASQSEVLEAGQMAVVVNDTIEQLYEFDLNTFYQTSDLVQQLNLNRPNPNPSADPALSSVQAETAAAAATKPPVRGEGVVENPPFVQSPSNSARESQQNQGNNTSTTPSQQNQGNNTSTTPSQQNQGNNTSTTPSQQNQGNNTSTTPSQQNQGNNTSTTPSQQNQGNNTSTTPSPIGTPSGNNSTNTENPPSGANSGNQQLPGNGSREEIDDDNTAPVTPPLENNTPITPPSNTTTPPTTGESSITQPINGGNTTPPLDPADNTPPTDTDTTLPTDPADNTPPTDTDTTLPTDPADNTPPTDTDTTLPTDPADNTPPTDTDTTLPTDPADNTPPTDTDTTLPTDPADNTPPTDTDTTLPTDPADNTPPADTDTTPPTDTDTTLPTDPADNTPPTDTDTTLPTDPADNTPPTDTDTTLPTDPADNTPPTDTDTTLPTDPADNTPPADTDTTPPTDTDTTLPTDPADNTPPTDTDTTLPTDPADNTPPTDTDTTLPTDPADNTPPTDTDTTPPTDPADNTPPTDTDTTLPTDPADNTPPTDTDTTLPTDPADNTPPADTDTTLPTDVEDNAPLPTDTETTPPLLDDVSPLLIDEPNPVGNDVNLPTDLQPESELRSSAISYRWQRFLLR is encoded by the coding sequence ATGACGCTGCCAATAGCTAAGAAGGCTAATGCTGAAACTACTCTGACACGAGCCGTAGTGCAAAACATACGTAATTTAGTGCGTCTACTTCCACAAAATCGCACACCACGTCCAGCCCGATTGTCAGATGCCATGCAGCCTGGAGATGCTTTGTCTACAGGTCATTCCTCCTTAGCGGAACTACGCTTTAATGACGGTTCCTTGGCAAGGATAGGAGAACAAGCCATATTCCGCTTCATTGCACAAACACGTAGATTCAGGTTATCAAACGGAACAGTACTATTACTCATTCCTCCTGGAAGAGGAGTCACAGACATCCGAACGCCAAATGCAGCTGCTGCAATTAGAGGGTCAGCATTATTTGTACGTTATATACCCGAAACAGACACAACAATTGTTGGGGCTTTAACAGATAGTAATATTGAAGTTTTTAATCAAAGCGCTTCTCAAAGCGAAGTTCTCGAAGCTGGGCAAATGGCGGTTGTTGTCAATGACACAATTGAGCAGTTATACGAGTTTGACCTCAATACTTTTTACCAAACGAGCGATTTAGTACAGCAGCTGAATCTGAATCGACCAAATCCTAATCCTTCAGCTGATCCGGCACTCTCTAGTGTACAAGCAGAAACTGCGGCTGCTGCTGCTACAAAGCCACCAGTTAGAGGCGAAGGAGTAGTTGAAAATCCACCTTTTGTTCAGTCTCCTAGTAATTCAGCGCGAGAATCGCAACAAAACCAAGGCAACAATACTTCAACAACACCATCGCAACAAAATCAAGGCAACAATACTTCGACAACACCATCGCAACAAAATCAAGGCAACAATACTTCGACAACACCATCGCAACAAAATCAAGGCAACAATACTTCGACAACACCATCGCAACAAAATCAAGGCAACAATACTTCGACAACACCATCGCAACAAAATCAAGGTAACAATACTTCGACAACACCATCGCCCATTGGGACTCCAAGTGGGAACAACTCAACTAATACAGAGAATCCTCCAAGTGGAGCCAACAGCGGTAATCAGCAACTTCCTGGCAATGGGTCTAGAGAGGAAATTGATGATGATAATACTGCACCAGTAACCCCACCGTTAGAAAATAACACGCCAATCACACCGCCTAGTAATACCACCACTCCACCAACAACGGGCGAAAGTTCCATTACTCAACCTATTAATGGTGGCAACACCACACCACCACTAGACCCTGCGGACAATACGCCGCCAACGGATACAGATACTACGCTGCCAACCGATCCTGCGGACAATACACCACCAACGGATACAGATACTACGCTGCCAACCGATCCTGCGGACAATACACCACCAACGGATACAGATACTACGCTGCCAACCGATCCTGCGGACAATACACCACCAACGGATACAGATACTACGCTGCCAACCGATCCTGCGGACAATACACCACCAACGGATACAGATACTACGCTGCCAACCGATCCTGCGGACAATACACCACCAACGGATACAGATACTACGCTGCCAACCGATCCTGCGGACAATACACCACCAGCGGATACAGATACTACACCACCAACGGATACAGATACTACGCTGCCAACCGATCCTGCGGACAATACACCACCAACGGATACAGATACTACGCTGCCAACCGATCCTGCGGACAATACACCACCAACGGATACAGATACTACACTGCCAACCGATCCTGCGGACAATACACCACCAACAGATACAGATACTACACTGCCAACCGATCCTGCGGACAATACACCACCAGCGGATACAGATACTACACCACCAACGGATACAGATACTACGCTGCCAACCGATCCTGCGGACAATACACCGCCAACGGATACAGATACTACACTGCCAACTGATCCTGCGGACAATACACCACCAACGGATACAGATACTACACTGCCAACTGATCCTGCGGACAATACACCACCAACGGATACAGATACTACACCGCCAACTGATCCTGCGGACAATACGCCGCCAACGGATACAGATACTACACTGCCAACCGATCCTGCGGACAATACACCGCCAACGGATACAGATACTACGCTGCCAACTGATCCTGCGGACAATACACCGCCAGCGGATACAGATACTACACTGCCAACTGATGTTGAAGACAACGCACCATTACCTACAGACACTGAGACGACTCCGCCATTATTAGATGACGTTAGTCCCTTACTGATCGATGAACCGAACCCTGTAGGAAATGATGTGAATTTACCAACAGATTTACAACCGGAGTCAGAACTGCGATCGTCCGCTATTTCGTATCGCTGGCAAAGATTCTTGCTGCGCTAG
- a CDS encoding serine/threonine-protein kinase, which yields MTQHDTASKLQKKDSTDKRSLKVHNATTKITALLTARQSLRLAWVGHILTVAWAIAAAIATGGNWRLVQMWESHVQTMFFELRGPVAPPEDIVILAIDEPSLSMPKQLLQEDPQKYAYLEPLKAWAWRRSAYAQVVDRLISAGAKVVALDILLTNPSSYGTDDDQQLAQVLRRYSGKVALAAEYAEAEIHQGSLIQLVPPERLFWTNPSAIGTINFPLEADSKIHRFASTFPKLLAQQAQYPQETLAELQDFPSFEEAVVKAVNPNFVRPQAEYINFYGPAGTFEQISFWHVLDPENWNTYLQQGKYFKDKIVLIGATAASLQDFHGAPFAKSWLYPQRMSGVEIQANAIATLLNNRAIAEGIPHTNTRSLFILFLVGGSAFLIRKSKRTIFQCASTAGIILGWVSISYFSFIYGGVYFPVAVPLVAIALASFSYLGTGAASERLRKMSLHRSLERYASSPIVQEIISQQDDLQYLLEQRELATMGKLIGGRYKIVKVLGAGGFSETYVAEDKQRPGSPLCVVKQLKLASNNPKHLQLAKRLFQLEAETLEKLGTHDQIPQLLAYFDEGEEFYLVQELVVGHPLSQELPPGRQLQEATVIQILHELLQTLEFVHRHGVIHRDIKPSNIIRRHSDGKLFLIDFGAVKEVSNQVLDQEGQSSLTIGIGTQGYAPIEQCAGRVKFSSDIYALGMTGIRALTGLSPHELQFDADTGEILWMHKTQVSHDFATVLCKMVRHDFTQRYQSALEALSALEQLVSWHTGASKIEDSLPVENSDTPTTPWSIASTAIADPSSTIVLPPQ from the coding sequence ATGACACAACACGATACAGCATCCAAGCTCCAGAAAAAAGACTCAACTGATAAGCGATCGCTTAAAGTGCATAACGCAACGACGAAAATTACAGCGCTATTAACAGCACGTCAATCATTGCGCCTTGCCTGGGTCGGACATATTCTTACTGTAGCTTGGGCAATTGCTGCTGCGATCGCGACGGGTGGAAATTGGCGACTTGTTCAGATGTGGGAATCGCACGTGCAAACGATGTTTTTTGAACTGCGCGGTCCAGTAGCACCACCAGAGGATATTGTCATTTTGGCAATTGATGAACCATCATTATCAATGCCGAAGCAATTGTTGCAGGAAGATCCCCAAAAATATGCCTACTTAGAACCTTTGAAAGCTTGGGCGTGGCGACGTAGTGCGTATGCGCAAGTCGTCGATCGGTTAATATCAGCAGGTGCAAAAGTTGTTGCTTTGGATATTTTGTTGACAAATCCAAGTAGCTACGGAACCGATGACGATCAGCAATTAGCGCAAGTACTGCGCCGCTATTCTGGTAAAGTAGCGTTAGCTGCCGAATATGCAGAAGCTGAAATTCATCAAGGAAGCTTAATTCAATTAGTACCGCCTGAACGCCTGTTTTGGACAAATCCGTCAGCAATTGGTACAATCAATTTTCCGCTAGAAGCAGACAGTAAAATTCATCGGTTTGCCAGTACTTTTCCCAAGCTATTAGCACAACAAGCGCAATATCCACAAGAAACACTAGCAGAACTTCAAGATTTCCCTTCATTTGAAGAAGCTGTTGTCAAAGCCGTAAATCCTAATTTTGTTAGACCGCAAGCCGAGTATATTAATTTTTATGGTCCAGCAGGGACATTTGAACAGATTTCTTTTTGGCACGTATTAGATCCGGAAAACTGGAATACCTATTTACAGCAAGGAAAATATTTCAAAGATAAAATTGTCCTGATTGGGGCGACAGCAGCTTCACTCCAAGACTTTCATGGCGCACCATTTGCCAAGAGTTGGCTGTATCCGCAACGAATGTCAGGAGTAGAAATTCAAGCAAACGCGATCGCAACTTTATTAAATAACCGCGCGATCGCCGAAGGAATTCCTCATACCAACACCCGCAGCTTATTTATCCTATTTTTGGTTGGTGGTAGTGCGTTTTTAATTAGGAAATCCAAGCGCACCATTTTTCAATGCGCATCGACAGCAGGAATTATTCTTGGTTGGGTAAGTATCAGTTATTTCAGTTTTATCTATGGTGGTGTTTACTTTCCGGTTGCAGTTCCCTTAGTTGCGATCGCCCTCGCGAGTTTTTCTTATTTAGGTACAGGTGCAGCGAGTGAAAGATTAAGAAAAATGAGTTTGCACCGTAGCTTAGAACGCTATGCATCTTCGCCTATTGTGCAGGAGATTATTAGCCAGCAAGATGACTTACAGTACTTACTAGAGCAGCGCGAGCTAGCAACAATGGGAAAGCTCATTGGCGGACGCTATAAAATTGTCAAAGTATTAGGTGCTGGTGGCTTTAGTGAAACCTATGTAGCCGAAGACAAACAACGTCCAGGGAGTCCACTATGCGTTGTCAAACAGCTTAAATTAGCTAGCAATAATCCCAAACACTTGCAACTTGCTAAACGATTATTTCAATTAGAAGCAGAAACTTTAGAAAAACTAGGAACCCACGACCAAATTCCTCAACTATTGGCTTACTTTGATGAAGGTGAAGAATTCTATCTTGTGCAAGAATTAGTTGTTGGTCATCCCCTCAGCCAGGAACTTCCTCCAGGTAGACAACTACAAGAAGCTACAGTTATTCAAATCTTACACGAACTTCTACAAACTTTAGAATTTGTTCATCGTCATGGCGTAATTCATCGCGACATCAAACCCAGTAATATCATTCGCCGACACTCTGACGGTAAGCTTTTTTTGATTGACTTTGGTGCGGTAAAAGAAGTAAGCAACCAAGTATTAGACCAAGAGGGACAAAGTAGCTTGACAATTGGAATCGGTACCCAAGGCTATGCCCCCATTGAACAATGTGCTGGACGTGTGAAATTTAGCAGTGACATCTATGCGTTGGGAATGACAGGGATTAGAGCTTTAACAGGATTATCTCCTCATGAGTTACAGTTCGATGCAGATACCGGAGAAATACTTTGGATGCACAAAACCCAAGTAAGTCACGATTTTGCCACAGTTTTGTGTAAAATGGTGCGCCATGATTTTACTCAACGCTATCAATCTGCTTTAGAGGCTTTGTCTGCGCTTGAGCAATTAGTAAGTTGGCACACCGGCGCTTCAAAAATAGAAGATAGCTTACCTGTCGAGAATTCTGATACTCCCACAACTCCTTGGAGTATTGCATCAACAGCGATCGCCGATCCAAGTTCTACTATTGTTTTGCCACCGCAGTAG
- a CDS encoding NYN domain-containing protein, whose translation MACLINRTSIFVDGNNMFYAQQKNGWFFDPRRVLEYFKTEQPETILINAFWYTGLKDPQDQRGFRDALISLGYTVRHKILKEYYDDTSGRYSQKANLDIEIVVDMFNTVEQYNHVILFSGDGDFERAIELLRSKDTHITVVSTEGMIARELRNATDRYIDLNDIREYIEKVDY comes from the coding sequence ATGGCATGCTTAATAAACCGCACGTCTATTTTTGTAGACGGCAATAATATGTTCTATGCACAACAAAAAAATGGTTGGTTTTTCGATCCAAGAAGAGTATTGGAATATTTTAAAACCGAGCAGCCAGAGACGATCTTAATTAATGCTTTTTGGTATACAGGTCTAAAAGATCCGCAAGATCAACGCGGTTTTAGAGATGCTTTAATTAGCTTAGGATATACAGTACGGCATAAAATTCTTAAGGAATATTATGATGACACCTCTGGTCGCTATTCGCAAAAAGCGAATCTAGATATCGAAATTGTGGTCGATATGTTCAACACAGTCGAACAGTACAATCATGTCATTTTATTTAGTGGCGATGGAGATTTTGAAAGAGCAATAGAACTACTACGCTCAAAAGATACTCACATTACAGTAGTATCTACAGAGGGAATGATTGCCCGAGAATTGCGTAATGCTACTGATAGATATATTGATTTAAATGATATTCGCGAGTATATAGAAAAAGTAGATTATTAA
- a CDS encoding 2-isopropylmalate synthase: MHSKQDRIIIFDTTLRDGEQCPGATLNVEEKVMIARQLSRLGVDIIEAGFAFASPGDFNAVQQIAETVGTENGPVICSLARAIKDDIKAAAEALKPAAKARIHTFISTSDIHLEYQLKKTRSEVLAIAEEMVAYAKSFMDDVEFSPMDAVRSDPEYLYQVLERAIAAGAKTINIPDTVGYTTPSEFGALIRGIKENVPNIDQAIISVHGHNDLGLAVANFLEAVKNGARQLECTINGIGERAGNAALEELVMALHVRRQYYNPFLGRPADSEEPLTNIDTHQIYKTSRLVSNLTGMLVQPNKAIVGANAFAHESGIHQDGVLKNKLTYEIMDAQSIGLTDNQIVLGKHSGRNAFRTRLKELGFELSETDLNKAFLRFKDLADKKKEISDWDLEAIVNDEIQQTPELFRLEFVQVSCGDRACPTATVSIRTPEGEELTDAAIGTGPVDAVYKAINRVVNVPNQLIEFSVQSVTAGIDAIGEVTIRLRYEDRVYSGHAANTDIIVASAQAYVNALNRLYAAIQNKQQQLTV; the protein is encoded by the coding sequence ATGCACAGCAAACAAGACCGCATCATTATCTTTGATACGACATTGCGCGATGGCGAACAATGCCCTGGTGCTACGCTCAACGTCGAAGAGAAAGTTATGATTGCCCGCCAGTTGTCACGGCTAGGCGTAGATATCATTGAAGCTGGATTTGCATTCGCTAGCCCTGGAGACTTTAACGCAGTACAACAAATTGCCGAAACCGTTGGGACTGAAAATGGTCCAGTGATTTGTAGTTTGGCAAGAGCAATCAAAGACGATATTAAAGCAGCCGCAGAGGCATTAAAACCAGCAGCTAAAGCCAGAATTCATACATTTATTTCGACATCGGATATTCACCTTGAGTACCAGCTTAAAAAAACGCGATCCGAAGTGCTGGCGATCGCCGAAGAAATGGTCGCCTATGCTAAATCGTTCATGGACGATGTGGAATTTTCACCGATGGATGCTGTGCGCAGCGATCCAGAATATTTGTACCAAGTACTCGAACGCGCGATCGCCGCTGGGGCAAAAACAATTAATATTCCTGACACCGTAGGGTACACGACTCCTAGCGAATTTGGCGCATTAATTCGCGGTATCAAAGAAAACGTCCCCAATATCGACCAAGCAATTATTTCAGTTCACGGTCACAATGATTTGGGCTTGGCTGTTGCTAACTTCTTAGAAGCCGTCAAAAATGGAGCGCGACAACTCGAATGCACGATCAACGGTATTGGAGAACGTGCGGGAAATGCGGCGCTAGAAGAATTGGTTATGGCGCTACACGTTAGACGACAATATTATAATCCTTTCTTAGGTCGCCCAGCTGATTCAGAAGAACCTCTAACAAATATTGATACGCACCAAATTTACAAAACTTCGCGCCTTGTTTCTAACTTAACAGGAATGCTGGTACAACCAAATAAGGCGATTGTCGGGGCGAATGCTTTTGCGCACGAGTCCGGAATTCACCAAGATGGCGTGTTGAAAAACAAGCTGACGTATGAAATTATGGATGCTCAGTCAATCGGATTGACTGACAATCAAATCGTCTTGGGTAAGCATTCGGGACGTAACGCTTTCCGTACGCGTTTGAAAGAATTGGGGTTTGAACTGTCGGAAACCGATTTAAATAAAGCCTTTTTGCGGTTTAAAGATTTAGCAGATAAGAAAAAAGAAATTTCCGATTGGGATTTAGAAGCGATCGTCAACGATGAAATTCAGCAAACACCAGAACTATTTCGTTTAGAGTTTGTACAAGTTTCCTGCGGCGATCGCGCGTGTCCCACCGCAACAGTTTCGATTCGGACTCCCGAAGGCGAAGAATTGACCGATGCGGCAATTGGTACCGGACCTGTCGATGCGGTGTATAAGGCAATTAACCGCGTGGTGAACGTCCCCAATCAACTGATCGAGTTTTCTGTCCAGTCAGTAACTGCGGGGATTGATGCGATCGGTGAAGTGACGATTCGCCTGCGTTATGAAGATCGCGTGTATTCTGGTCATGCAGCGAATACAGATATTATTGTTGCTTCAGCACAAGCGTACGTTAACGCCCTCAATCGTTTGTACGCTGCAATTCAGAATAAGCAGCAGCAATTAACTGTGTAA
- a CDS encoding class I SAM-dependent methyltransferase — protein sequence MARDLDLLLPITHHLTPKGVSHLLTMRDDIFAKEQRFHDEWASTIDVEGIQVRDYFEACTAPENRFILNHLGDIRGKLLLDLGCGAGENSVYFAKKGAKCVAADYSPGMVEVALKLAETNKVKIQGRTMNAIALDCPDNTFDIVYASNLLHHIPNPRAAIREMHRVLKPGGKACFWDPLRHNPVINVYRRIATKVRTEDEMPLDISIVDFVRSHFSKTTYDTFWLATLWIFLRFYLIEKVDPNKERYWKKIIIEHQRLAPTYQRLEKFDTVLKKLPLTKRFAWNIAVVATK from the coding sequence TTGGCAAGAGATTTAGATTTACTATTACCCATTACCCATCACCTAACCCCAAAAGGTGTATCTCATTTACTCACCATGCGCGATGATATCTTTGCCAAAGAACAACGATTCCATGACGAATGGGCTTCTACAATAGATGTCGAAGGAATTCAAGTCAGAGACTATTTTGAAGCTTGTACCGCCCCAGAAAATCGCTTCATTCTCAATCATCTAGGAGATATTAGAGGCAAGTTATTATTAGATTTGGGTTGTGGCGCGGGTGAAAACAGCGTCTACTTTGCGAAAAAAGGTGCAAAATGCGTTGCAGCAGACTATTCACCAGGAATGGTAGAAGTCGCATTGAAGCTAGCCGAGACAAATAAGGTAAAAATTCAAGGCCGCACGATGAATGCGATCGCGCTTGATTGTCCTGATAATACCTTTGATATTGTTTATGCTTCAAACCTGTTGCATCATATCCCCAACCCCCGCGCCGCAATTCGCGAAATGCATCGCGTTCTCAAACCAGGCGGAAAAGCATGTTTTTGGGACCCTTTACGCCACAATCCTGTAATTAATGTTTATCGACGCATTGCTACAAAAGTGCGCACCGAAGACGAAATGCCGTTGGACATCAGTATCGTTGATTTTGTGCGATCGCACTTCTCAAAAACAACTTACGATACATTTTGGCTAGCCACTTTATGGATCTTTTTACGCTTTTACTTAATTGAAAAAGTCGATCCTAACAAAGAAAGATACTGGAAGAAAATTATCATCGAACATCAGCGACTAGCACCCACATATCAGCGCTTAGAAAAATTTGATACCGTTCTTAAAAAACTGCCTCTTACAAAACGCTTTGCCTGGAATATCGCCGTTGTCGCCACAAAATAG
- a CDS encoding cation:proton antiporter has protein sequence MQLPNLTWLVQLPGWGNSTYLLASATETATEASSESEYGTLLLTAVLLSLVVIYLARQIGGEISNRVGLPPVLGELVAGVLVGVSALHLLTFPEAGVDPSSSLIIRFLESTAGLTPDLAVAVFRDQNDVISVLAEIGVVILLFEIGLESNLKELLDVGIQATLVAVVGVVVPFAAGTAGLMAFFGISAVPAIFAGAALTATSIGITSKVLSELGRLNSKEGQIILGAAVIDDILGIIVLAVVASLAKTGEIDVSNVVYLILSASGFLIGAVLLGKVFNKTFVSVVDLFKTRGGIVIPAIIFAYAMAYLAAAIHLEAILGAFAAGLVLDETDKRKELQRQVIPIADILVPIFFVTVGAKTDLGVLNPANPTNREGLVIASFLIAIAIIGKVVTGLAVFGQPGINRLAIGVGMIPRGEVGLVFAGVGSASGALSKPLEAAIIMMVILTTFLAPPLLRFVFPDSEPGIEAVEAVSELDRAANR, from the coding sequence ATGCAATTGCCTAATTTAACCTGGTTGGTGCAACTCCCAGGGTGGGGAAACAGCACGTATCTGCTGGCAAGCGCAACAGAAACTGCGACAGAAGCTTCGTCAGAATCAGAGTACGGAACACTGTTGCTAACAGCAGTACTGCTGAGTTTAGTGGTTATTTATTTGGCTCGCCAAATAGGCGGAGAAATTTCAAACCGTGTTGGTTTACCACCTGTTTTGGGAGAACTAGTGGCTGGAGTGCTGGTAGGAGTTTCTGCCTTACATCTTTTGACTTTTCCAGAAGCTGGGGTAGACCCTTCAAGTTCTTTAATTATTCGATTCCTGGAATCTACTGCGGGTCTGACTCCTGATCTAGCAGTAGCTGTGTTTCGCGACCAAAATGATGTCATAAGTGTCTTAGCAGAAATTGGTGTTGTGATTCTGCTGTTTGAGATTGGTCTGGAGTCGAATTTAAAGGAATTGCTTGATGTTGGTATTCAAGCAACCCTAGTTGCAGTGGTAGGGGTAGTTGTCCCTTTTGCGGCTGGTACTGCGGGATTGATGGCTTTTTTTGGAATTTCAGCTGTACCAGCAATTTTTGCCGGAGCAGCCTTAACGGCAACGAGTATTGGAATTACGTCGAAGGTTTTATCTGAACTAGGGCGACTTAATTCCAAGGAAGGTCAAATTATTTTGGGTGCTGCTGTTATTGATGACATATTAGGCATTATCGTCTTGGCAGTTGTTGCTAGCTTGGCAAAAACTGGTGAAATTGATGTCAGCAACGTTGTTTACTTGATCCTCAGTGCGAGTGGTTTCTTAATCGGTGCCGTTCTTCTGGGTAAAGTATTCAATAAAACGTTTGTCTCGGTAGTGGATCTGTTTAAGACTCGCGGCGGCATTGTCATACCAGCAATAATTTTTGCTTACGCTATGGCGTACTTAGCAGCTGCGATTCACTTGGAGGCGATTTTAGGGGCTTTTGCGGCGGGATTGGTGTTGGATGAAACGGATAAACGCAAAGAATTGCAACGCCAAGTCATTCCGATCGCTGATATTCTAGTGCCAATTTTCTTTGTAACTGTGGGTGCAAAAACTGACTTAGGAGTGTTAAACCCAGCGAATCCGACAAATCGCGAAGGTTTAGTGATTGCGAGTTTCTTAATTGCGATCGCCATCATCGGTAAAGTTGTCACAGGCTTAGCTGTATTTGGTCAACCTGGAATCAATCGTTTGGCGATCGGTGTTGGGATGATTCCTAGAGGTGAAGTCGGACTTGTTTTTGCTGGAGTTGGTTCGGCGAGTGGTGCGCTTTCTAAACCTCTGGAAGCAGCGATTATTATGATGGTCATTTTGACGACGTTTTTAGCACCACCTTTGCTGCGGTTTGTCTTTCCTGACTCAGAACCAGGGATTGAAGCTGTGGAAGCAGTTTCTGAGTTAGATCGGGCAGCAAATCGATAA